A single Triticum dicoccoides isolate Atlit2015 ecotype Zavitan chromosome 2A, WEW_v2.0, whole genome shotgun sequence DNA region contains:
- the LOC119351896 gene encoding uncharacterized protein LOC119351896 has translation MAAMGVGGAVKMICGTKVERVVGTGKAPGACPSCGGPVVATDVESERRILCLPLCLKSKRKYSCTRCFRRLVTVYS, from the coding sequence ATGGCAGCAATGGGTGTGGGCGGAGCTGTGAAGATGATCTGCGGGACGAAGGTGGAGCGGGTGGTGGGCACGGGTAAGGCGCCCGGCGCGTGCCCGTCCTGCGGCGGCCCCGTGGTGGCCACGGACGTGGAGAGCGAGCGGCGCATCCTCTGCCTCCCGCTGTGCCTCAAGAGCAAGCGCAAGTACTCCTGCACCCGGTGCTTCCGCCGCCTCGTCACCGTCTACAGCTAG